A single region of the Dryobates pubescens isolate bDryPub1 chromosome 11, bDryPub1.pri, whole genome shotgun sequence genome encodes:
- the LOC104303234 gene encoding gastrula zinc finger protein XlCGF26.1, with the protein MEDDDAEGNDGYEEDEYEEEDNNEGEGDQDKEKESRPFVCGDDGKRFSRTSDFIQHCLTKTEEKPFTCAVCGQSFSRSGHLTTHRHTHTGEKPFTCDTCGKRFRQRAHLRRHHLTHTSEKSFTCSDCGKKFKHSSKLTIHRRIHTGEKLFPCAVCGKSFILSTQLIQHQLVHSGEKPYSCADCGQNFTYSFSLSEHRRTHTGERPYSCVDCGKTFTHSSSLSQHRSVHSTKSFTCSDCGKKFKHRSSLTIHHRIHTREKLFPCAECGKSFTTSTTFIQHQIIHSGDKPYSCADCGKSFSRSSYLSQHRRVHSTEKAFTCRDCGKTFKTSSSLTIHRRIHTGEKLVPCVECGKSFTRINAFIQHQLIHSGEKPYSCDDCGKRFTQRSNLTTHQRVHTGEKAFTCANCGKSFTKKGYLSKHRCSHTRDQTLEGRHK; encoded by the exons ATGGAGGATGATGATGCTGAGGGGAATGATGGCTATGAGGAGGATGAGTATGAAGAAGAGGATAATAATGAAGGTGAAGGTGACCAGGATAAGGAGAAGGAAT cccgaCCCTTCGTCTGTGGTGACGACGGCAAGCGGTTCAGCAGGACCTCTGACTTCATACAGCACTGCCTCACCAAGACTGAAGAGAAACCGTTCACCTGTGCTGTCTGCGGCCAGAGCTTCTCCCGGAGCGGTCACCTCACCACCCACCGCCACACCCACACCGGTGAGAAGCCCTTCACTTGTGACACCTGTGGCAAGAGGTTCAGACAGCGCGCTCATCTTAGGCGACACCACCTCACCCACACCAGTGAGAAGTCCTTTACCTGCAGTGACTGTGGCaagaaattcaaacacagctccaaacTCACCATCCACCGCCGCatccacactggagagaagctgttcccctgtgctgtgtgtggcaagagcttcataTTGAGCACCCAACTCATCCAGCACCAACTCGTCCACAGCGGTGAGAAGCCGTACAGCTGCGCCGACTGTGGCCAGAACTTCACCTACAGTTTCAGTCTCAGTGAGCACCGCCGCACTCACACCGGTGAGAGGCCGTACAGCTGTGTTGATTGCGGCAAGACATTCAcccacagctccagcctaagccaGCACCGCAGTGTGCACAGCACTAAGTCCTTTACCTGCAGTGACTGCGGCAAGAAATTCAAACATAGGTCCAGCCTCACCATCCACCACCGCATCCACACCAGAGAAAAGCTGTTCCCTTGTGCTgagtgtggcaagagcttcaccacgAGCACTACATTCATCCAGCACCAAATCATCCACAGTGGTGACAAACCGTACAGCTGTGCCGACTGTGGCAAGAGTTTCAGCCGCAGCTCTTATCTCAGCCAGCACCGTCgtgtgcacagcactgagaaggccttcacatgcagggactgtggaAAAACCTTCAaaaccagctccagcctcactATCCACCGCCGCatccacactggagagaagctgGTCCCCTGTGTTgagtgcggcaagagcttcaccagGATCAATGCATTCATCCAGCATCAACTCATCCACAGTGGTGAGAAACCATACAGCTGTGATGACTGCGGCAAGCGTTTCACCCAGCGTTCCAACCTGACCACGCACCAGCGTGTGCACACTGGTGAGAAGGCTTTCACCTGTGCCaactgcggcaagagcttcaccaaGAAGGGCTACCTTTCCAAGCACCGCTGCAGCCACACCAGAGACCAGACACTGGAGGGGAGGCACAAATAG
- the LOC128897527 gene encoding olfactory receptor 14A16-like has product MANSSSITHFLLLPFIGTRQLQLLHFWLFLAIYLAALLGNGLIITTIAWDHHLHTPMYFFLLNLALLDLGTISTTVPKSMANSLWDTRNISYTGCVAQVFLLSFFISAEYFLLTTMAYDRYVAICRPLRYETLLGSRVCVHLAAAACGCGVLYALLYTANTFSLPFCQGNAVEQFFCEVPQILKLSCSTSYLRELWLLVVSVYVGFFCFMFIVVSYVQIFRAVLRIPSQQGRHKAFATCLPHLAVVSLFLTTGFFAYLKPSSISSPSLDLVVAVLYSVVPPAVNPLIYSLRNQELKAALNKVIHFSLLSFL; this is encoded by the exons atggccaacagcagctccatcactcacttcctcctcctgccattcataggcacaaggcagctgcagctcctgcacttctggctcttcctggccatctacctggctgccctgctgggcaatggcctcatcatcaccaccatagcctgggaccaccacctccacacccccatgtacttcttcctcctcaaccttgccctccttgacctgggtaccatctccaccactgtgccaaaaTCCATGGCCAATTCCCTGTGGGACACCAGGAACATCTCCTACACAGGATGTGTTGCTCAAGTCTTTCTGTTATcttttttcatttcagcagagtattttctcctcaccaccatggcctacgatcgctacgttgccatctgcagacccctgcgctatgagaccctcctgggcagcagagtttgtgtccacctggcagcagctgcctgtggctgtggggttctctatgctctgctgtacacagccaatacattttccctgcccttctgccagggcaatgctgtggagcagttcttctgtgaagtcccccagatcctcaagctctcctgctccacatcctacctcagggaactctGGCTTCTTGTGGTCAGTGTCTATGTTGGTTTCTTCTGTTTCATGttcattgtggtgtcctatgtgcagatcttcagggcagtactgaggatcccctctcagcagggacgccacaaagcctttgccacctgcctccctcacctggctgtggtctccctgtttcttACCACGGGCttctttgcctacctgaagccctcctccatctcttccccatccctggatctgGTGGTggcagttctgtactcagtagtgcctccagcagtcaaccctctcatctacagcctgaggaaccaggagctgaaggctgccctga ACAAGGTAATTCATTTTTCACTGCTCTCCTTTCTGTAG
- the LOC128897528 gene encoding zinc finger protein 420-like: MATQKDLGKSLKEKNHLAELEDLKCSPKEHQCVQPGKKSYSCAGCSKSFTRSLTLIAHWHGHAGKKPFACTDCGKSFHRGSNCLQHRRVHSSERPHICDDCGKSFQGNSMLIAHWQVQTSQKAFSCTDCGKSFNMSCQLFRHRRVHTGEKLYCCAGCGKRFCWSKTLITHWHAHSGKKPFACTDCDKTFGHVSQFSEHRCGHTSKRPCNPDTSNESLSCRSDHNLSNNLSKGHKLPSREKPATTAVLGNSCSKCQQSFARRSDLVRHMRIHTGEKPYVCAVCDKSFSQASNLTRHRRMHTGERPYRCAECGQSFSSSHALTQHHHTHSGRKPYRCADCGKSFSKSSTLLQHHLIHTGEKPYCCTTCGKSFRHGATLRRHLHVHTGKKSFTCADCGKSFSQCSHLLCHGRIHAGQKPYVCSDCSKCFTDKSSLSRHSLVHTGEKPFPCTACSKSFRCRSNLSRHMRIHTSDQPVPGDAEER, translated from the exons atggccacccaGAAGGACCTGGGCAAGAGCCTGAAGGAGAAGAATCACCTGGCAGAGTTGGAGGATCTGAAGTGTAGCCCCAAGGAA caccagtgTGTCCAGCCCGGGAAGAAGTCctacagctgtgctggctgcagcaagagtTTCACTCGCAGCCTGACGCTCATTGCCCACTGGCATGGCCATGCCGGGAAGAAGCCCTTTGCCTGCAccgactgtggcaagagcttccaCCGTGGCTCCAACTGTCTCCAGCACCGCCGTGTCCACAGCAGCGAGAGGCCACACATCTGTGAtgactgcggcaagagcttccaGGGGAACTCGATGCTCATCGCTCACTGGCAGGTCCAAACCAGCCAGAAAGCCTTCAGCTGCACtgactgcggcaagagcttcaacaTGAGTTGCCAGCTTTTTCGGCACCGCCGCGTCCACACCGGCGAGAAGCTctactgctgtgctggctgtggcaaGCGCTTCTGCTGGAGCAAGACCCTCATTACCCACTGGCATGCCCATAGCGGCAAGAAGCCCTTCGCCTGTACTGACTGTGATAAGACCTTCGGCCATGTCTCCCAGTTCTCAGAGCACCGCTGTGGCCACACCAGCAAGAGACCCTGCAATCCTGACACCTCCAATGAGAGTTTGAGCTGCAGGTCAGACCACAACCTCAGCAACAACCTCTCCAAGGGccacaagctgcccagcagagagaagcCAGCAACCACTGCCGTCCTTGGCAACTCCTGCAGCAAGTGTCAGCAGAGCTTCGCCAGGCGCTCAGACCTGGTGAGGCACATGCGGATCCACACTGGGGAGAAGCCATATGTCTGTGCTGTCTGCGACAAGAGCTTCAGCCAGGCCTCCAACCTCACCCGACACCGCCGCATGCACACAGGGGAGAGACCGTACCGCTGTGCTGAGTGCGGCCAGAGCTTCAGCTCCAGCCACGCCCTCACGCAGCACCACCACACTCACAGCGGCAGGAAGCCATACCGCTGTGCCGACTGTGGCAAAAGCTTCTCTAAGAGCTCCaccctcctccagcaccacctaatccaCACTGGGGAGAAGCCCTACTGCTGCACTacctgtggcaagagcttcagacATGGTGCCACCCTCAGAAGGCACCTCCATGTCCACACTGGCAAGAAGTCTTTCACCTGTGccgactgtggcaagagcttcagccaGTGCTCCCATCTGCTCTGTCATGGCCGCATCCATGCTGGCCAGAAGCCCTACGTCTGCAGTGACTGCAGCAAGTGTTTCACTGACAAGTCCTCCCTCAGCCGGCACAGCCTTGTCCACACAGGTGAGAAGCCCTTCCCCTGCACCGCCTGCAGCAAGAGCTTCCGCTGCAGATCTAACCTCAGCCGGCACATGCGCATCCATACCAGTGACCAGCCTGTGCCGGGGGATGCAGAAGAGcgctga